In one Brienomyrus brachyistius isolate T26 chromosome 5, BBRACH_0.4, whole genome shotgun sequence genomic region, the following are encoded:
- the eef2k gene encoding eukaryotic elongation factor 2 kinase isoform X4, whose translation MADEELMFSMEGVGSVGRGKVARDDSVTDDDEDYYICPITDDPMSPTKEICDYLKNLVHEKQLSATPPKTSFTYKAAWKHAIQKARAMPDPWAEFHLEDIETEPCVRYRYSAVTGEWAQDKVYIKMATQPFGRGAMRECYRTKKLSNFSHSSNWKSASNYVAKRYMETVSRDVYFEDVRLQMEAKLWGEEYNRHRPPKQVDIMQMCVLEMSERAGKPLFHLEHYIEGKYIKYNSNSGFVRDDNIRLTPQAFSHFTFERSGHQLIVVDIQGVGDLYTDPQIHTDKGTDFGDGNLGVRGMALFFHSHLCNKICKSMGLTAFDLSPAEKSQLDCTSKLLQSAKTVLRGCEEPCGSSRVRTFSTGRMPPLLSRLSETSSMEEGLSDQDSVPCSPLQFSSSMGKSPLGSLLMNEMHPHGDSNHENRSDHKDQESSGDSGYPSERRSEGDPNDHSDKIGSHSRRRYESDEDSIKRLTEEKWSFLHTSRSHVHRPSCVAVEVERLNALELERKIGKSILGKVHLAMVRYHEAGRFCEKEEQWDQDSALYHLERAAMCGELEAIVALGQSYLQLPHHILPEVTLQDSEENRKKGFKFLLQAAKAGDRPCMILVARAFDTGTNLSTDRTQNWVEAIHWYNCALNMMDYDEGGEFDGMQDEPRYLLLAREAEMYMSGGFGLETDPQRSGDLFTEAADAAMEAMKGRLANQYYMKAEEAWAMMEE comes from the exons ATGGCTGATGAGGAGCTCATGTTCAGCATGGAGGGAGTGGGCAGCGTCGGACGGGGCAAGGTCGCACGGGACGACTCCGTTACCGACGACGACGAGGACTATTACATATGTCCCATTACGGATGACCCCATGAGCCCTACCAAGGAGATCTGCGATTACTTGAAGAATCTCGTCCATGAGAAGCAGCTCTCTGCCACTCCGCCGAAAACCTCCTTCACATATAAG GCCGCCTGGAAGCACGCCATCCAGAAGGCCAGGGCCATGCCAGATCCCTGGGCCGAGTTCCACCTGGAGGATATCGAGACCGAGCCCTGCGTCCGATATAG GTACAGTGCTGTTACTGGTGAGTGGGCTCAGGACAAGGTTTACATCAAGATGGCCACCCAG CCGTTTGGACGAGGTGCCATGAGGGAATGTTACAGAAC cAAGAAGCTGTCAAATTTTTCGCATAGCAGCAACTGGAAATCGGCATCCAACTATGTAGCCAAGCGGTACATGGAGACGGTGAGCCGGGACGTCTACTTCGAGGATGTCCGGCTCCAAATGGAAGCCAAGTTATGGGGGGAGGAGTATAACCGCCATCGCCCCCCTAAGCAG GTCGATATCATGCAGATGTGCGTGCTGGAGATGTCCGAAAGAGCGGGGAAGCCGCTTTTCCACTTGGAGCATTACATCGAGGGCAAATACATCAAGTACAACTCCAACTCCGGCTTCGTCAGAGACGACAACATTCGCCTGACGCCCCAG GCTTTCAGCCACTTCACCTTCGAGCGCTCTGGACACCAGCTCATAGTCGTGGATATTCAGGGGGTGGGAGACCTCTACACTGACCCCCAAATCCACACCGACAAGGGGACGGACTTCGGAGATGGCAATTTGG GTGTGCGTGGCATGGCCCTCTTCTTCCACTCCCACCTATGCAACAAAATCTGCAAGAGCATGGGTCTGACGGCCTTCGACCTGTCACCAGCTGAGAAGAGCCAGCTGGACTGCACGAGCAAGCTGCTG CAGTCGGCCAAGACGGTGCTGCGTGGCTGTGAGGAGCCGTGCGGCTCCTCCAGGGTTCGCACCTTTTCCACGGGCCGCATGCCCCCCCTCCTGTCCCGCCTGTCCGAGACCTCATCCATGGAAGAAGGTCTCAGCGACCAGGACTCTGTTCCCTGCTCCCCCCTGCAGTTCAGCAGCTCCATGGGGAAATCTCCACTGG GCTCGTTATTAATGAACGAAATGCACCCGCATGGCGACTCGAACCATGAGAACCGGTCAGACCACAAG GATCAGGAGAGCAGCGGGGACAGCGGCTATCCCAGCGAGCGCCGCAGCGAAGGAGACCCCAACGACCACAGTGACAAG ATCGGCTCCCACAGCAGACGACGGTACGAGTCGGACGAGGACAGTATCAAAAGG CTAACGGAGGAGAAGTGGAGCTTTCTGCACACTTCTCGCTCACACGTGCATCGGCCTTCCTGCGTAGCTGTGGAGGTGGAGAGGCTCAATGCACTGGAGCTGGAGAGGAAGATCGGCAAATCCATCCTGGGGAAG GTCCACCTGGCCATGGTGCGGTATCACGAGGCAGGCCGCTTCTGTGAGAAGGAAGAGCAGTGGGATCAGGACTCTGCACTGTACCACCTGGAGCGGGCGGCCATGTGCGGCGAGCTGGAGGCCATCGTGGCGCTGGGCCAGAGCTACTTGCAGCTGCCGCACCACATCCTCCCTGAAGTCACACTGCAG GACAGTGAAGAGAACCGGAAAAAGGGCTTTAAGTTTCTGCTGCAGGCTGCCAAGGCAGGAGACCGGCCCTGCATGATACTGGTGGCCAGAGCATTTGACACAGGAACAAATCTGTCGACGGACAG GACGCAGAACTGGGTGGAGGCCATACACTGGTACAACTGCGCCCTCAACATGATGGACTACGACGAGGGTGGCGAGTTTGACGGCATGCAGGACGAGCCACGCTACCTGCTGCTGGCCAGAGAGGCCGAGATGTACATGAGTGGGGGGTTTGgtctggagacggatccccagAGATCAG gggatcTTTTCACAGAAGCTGCGGATGCTGCAATGGAGGCTATGAAGGGACGGCTAGCCAACCAATATTACATGAAGGCGGAGGAGGCCTGGGCAATGATGGAGGAGTGA
- the eef2k gene encoding eukaryotic elongation factor 2 kinase isoform X5 has product MADEELMFSMEGVGSVGRGKVARDDSVTDDDEDYYICPITDDPMSPTKEICDYLKNLVHEKQLSATPPKTSFTYKAAWKHAIQKARAMPDPWAEFHLEDIETEPCVRYRYSAVTGEWAQDKVYIKMATQPFGRGAMRECYRTKKLSNFSHSSNWKSASNYVAKRYMETVSRDVYFEDVRLQMEAKLWGEEYNRHRPPKQVDIMQMCVLEMSERAGKPLFHLEHYIEGKYIKYNSNSGFVRDDNIRLTPQAFSHFTFERSGHQLIVVDIQGVGDLYTDPQIHTDKGTDFGDGNLGVRGMALFFHSHLCNKICKSMGLTAFDLSPAEKSQLDCTSKLLQSAKTVLRGCEEPCGSSRVRTFSTGRMPPLLSRLSETSSMEEGLSDQDSVPCSPLQFSSSMGKSPLGSLLMNEMHPHGDSNHENRSDHKDQESSGDSGYPSERRSEGDPNDHSDKLTEEKWSFLHTSRSHVHRPSCVAVEVERLNALELERKIGKSILGKVHLAMVRYHEAGRFCEKEEQWDQDSALYHLERAAMCGELEAIVALGQSYLQLPHHILPEVTLQDSEENRKKGFKFLLQAAKAGDRPCMILVARAFDTGTNLSTDRTQNWVEAIHWYNCALNMMDYDEGGEFDGMQDEPRYLLLAREAEMYMSGGFGLETDPQRSGDLFTEAADAAMEAMKGRLANQYYMKAEEAWAMMEE; this is encoded by the exons ATGGCTGATGAGGAGCTCATGTTCAGCATGGAGGGAGTGGGCAGCGTCGGACGGGGCAAGGTCGCACGGGACGACTCCGTTACCGACGACGACGAGGACTATTACATATGTCCCATTACGGATGACCCCATGAGCCCTACCAAGGAGATCTGCGATTACTTGAAGAATCTCGTCCATGAGAAGCAGCTCTCTGCCACTCCGCCGAAAACCTCCTTCACATATAAG GCCGCCTGGAAGCACGCCATCCAGAAGGCCAGGGCCATGCCAGATCCCTGGGCCGAGTTCCACCTGGAGGATATCGAGACCGAGCCCTGCGTCCGATATAG GTACAGTGCTGTTACTGGTGAGTGGGCTCAGGACAAGGTTTACATCAAGATGGCCACCCAG CCGTTTGGACGAGGTGCCATGAGGGAATGTTACAGAAC cAAGAAGCTGTCAAATTTTTCGCATAGCAGCAACTGGAAATCGGCATCCAACTATGTAGCCAAGCGGTACATGGAGACGGTGAGCCGGGACGTCTACTTCGAGGATGTCCGGCTCCAAATGGAAGCCAAGTTATGGGGGGAGGAGTATAACCGCCATCGCCCCCCTAAGCAG GTCGATATCATGCAGATGTGCGTGCTGGAGATGTCCGAAAGAGCGGGGAAGCCGCTTTTCCACTTGGAGCATTACATCGAGGGCAAATACATCAAGTACAACTCCAACTCCGGCTTCGTCAGAGACGACAACATTCGCCTGACGCCCCAG GCTTTCAGCCACTTCACCTTCGAGCGCTCTGGACACCAGCTCATAGTCGTGGATATTCAGGGGGTGGGAGACCTCTACACTGACCCCCAAATCCACACCGACAAGGGGACGGACTTCGGAGATGGCAATTTGG GTGTGCGTGGCATGGCCCTCTTCTTCCACTCCCACCTATGCAACAAAATCTGCAAGAGCATGGGTCTGACGGCCTTCGACCTGTCACCAGCTGAGAAGAGCCAGCTGGACTGCACGAGCAAGCTGCTG CAGTCGGCCAAGACGGTGCTGCGTGGCTGTGAGGAGCCGTGCGGCTCCTCCAGGGTTCGCACCTTTTCCACGGGCCGCATGCCCCCCCTCCTGTCCCGCCTGTCCGAGACCTCATCCATGGAAGAAGGTCTCAGCGACCAGGACTCTGTTCCCTGCTCCCCCCTGCAGTTCAGCAGCTCCATGGGGAAATCTCCACTGG GCTCGTTATTAATGAACGAAATGCACCCGCATGGCGACTCGAACCATGAGAACCGGTCAGACCACAAG GATCAGGAGAGCAGCGGGGACAGCGGCTATCCCAGCGAGCGCCGCAGCGAAGGAGACCCCAACGACCACAGTGACAAG CTAACGGAGGAGAAGTGGAGCTTTCTGCACACTTCTCGCTCACACGTGCATCGGCCTTCCTGCGTAGCTGTGGAGGTGGAGAGGCTCAATGCACTGGAGCTGGAGAGGAAGATCGGCAAATCCATCCTGGGGAAG GTCCACCTGGCCATGGTGCGGTATCACGAGGCAGGCCGCTTCTGTGAGAAGGAAGAGCAGTGGGATCAGGACTCTGCACTGTACCACCTGGAGCGGGCGGCCATGTGCGGCGAGCTGGAGGCCATCGTGGCGCTGGGCCAGAGCTACTTGCAGCTGCCGCACCACATCCTCCCTGAAGTCACACTGCAG GACAGTGAAGAGAACCGGAAAAAGGGCTTTAAGTTTCTGCTGCAGGCTGCCAAGGCAGGAGACCGGCCCTGCATGATACTGGTGGCCAGAGCATTTGACACAGGAACAAATCTGTCGACGGACAG GACGCAGAACTGGGTGGAGGCCATACACTGGTACAACTGCGCCCTCAACATGATGGACTACGACGAGGGTGGCGAGTTTGACGGCATGCAGGACGAGCCACGCTACCTGCTGCTGGCCAGAGAGGCCGAGATGTACATGAGTGGGGGGTTTGgtctggagacggatccccagAGATCAG gggatcTTTTCACAGAAGCTGCGGATGCTGCAATGGAGGCTATGAAGGGACGGCTAGCCAACCAATATTACATGAAGGCGGAGGAGGCCTGGGCAATGATGGAGGAGTGA
- the eef2k gene encoding eukaryotic elongation factor 2 kinase isoform X3, whose product MADEELMFSMEGVGSVGRGKVARDDSVTDDDEDYYICPITDDPMSPTKEICDYLKNLVHEKQLSATPPKTSFTYKSTKGDEPEQESVRFGSLNEKGRAAWKHAIQKARAMPDPWAEFHLEDIETEPCVRYRYSAVTGEWAQDKVYIKMATQPFGRGAMRECYRTKKLSNFSHSSNWKSASNYVAKRYMETVSRDVYFEDVRLQMEAKLWGEEYNRHRPPKQVDIMQMCVLEMSERAGKPLFHLEHYIEGKYIKYNSNSGFVRDDNIRLTPQAFSHFTFERSGHQLIVVDIQGVGDLYTDPQIHTDKGTDFGDGNLGVRGMALFFHSHLCNKICKSMGLTAFDLSPAEKSQLDCTSKLLQSAKTVLRGCEEPCGSSRVRTFSTGRMPPLLSRLSETSSMEEGLSDQDSVPCSPLQFSSSMGKSPLGSLLMNEMHPHGDSNHENRSDHKDQESSGDSGYPSERRSEGDPNDHSDKLTEEKWSFLHTSRSHVHRPSCVAVEVERLNALELERKIGKSILGKVHLAMVRYHEAGRFCEKEEQWDQDSALYHLERAAMCGELEAIVALGQSYLQLPHHILPEVTLQDSEENRKKGFKFLLQAAKAGDRPCMILVARAFDTGTNLSTDRTQNWVEAIHWYNCALNMMDYDEGGEFDGMQDEPRYLLLAREAEMYMSGGFGLETDPQRSGDLFTEAADAAMEAMKGRLANQYYMKAEEAWAMMEE is encoded by the exons ATGGCTGATGAGGAGCTCATGTTCAGCATGGAGGGAGTGGGCAGCGTCGGACGGGGCAAGGTCGCACGGGACGACTCCGTTACCGACGACGACGAGGACTATTACATATGTCCCATTACGGATGACCCCATGAGCCCTACCAAGGAGATCTGCGATTACTTGAAGAATCTCGTCCATGAGAAGCAGCTCTCTGCCACTCCGCCGAAAACCTCCTTCACATATAAG aGCACTAAAGGGGATGAGCCTGAGCAGGAATCAGTCAGGTTTGGGTCTTTAAACGAAAAAGGTCGG GCCGCCTGGAAGCACGCCATCCAGAAGGCCAGGGCCATGCCAGATCCCTGGGCCGAGTTCCACCTGGAGGATATCGAGACCGAGCCCTGCGTCCGATATAG GTACAGTGCTGTTACTGGTGAGTGGGCTCAGGACAAGGTTTACATCAAGATGGCCACCCAG CCGTTTGGACGAGGTGCCATGAGGGAATGTTACAGAAC cAAGAAGCTGTCAAATTTTTCGCATAGCAGCAACTGGAAATCGGCATCCAACTATGTAGCCAAGCGGTACATGGAGACGGTGAGCCGGGACGTCTACTTCGAGGATGTCCGGCTCCAAATGGAAGCCAAGTTATGGGGGGAGGAGTATAACCGCCATCGCCCCCCTAAGCAG GTCGATATCATGCAGATGTGCGTGCTGGAGATGTCCGAAAGAGCGGGGAAGCCGCTTTTCCACTTGGAGCATTACATCGAGGGCAAATACATCAAGTACAACTCCAACTCCGGCTTCGTCAGAGACGACAACATTCGCCTGACGCCCCAG GCTTTCAGCCACTTCACCTTCGAGCGCTCTGGACACCAGCTCATAGTCGTGGATATTCAGGGGGTGGGAGACCTCTACACTGACCCCCAAATCCACACCGACAAGGGGACGGACTTCGGAGATGGCAATTTGG GTGTGCGTGGCATGGCCCTCTTCTTCCACTCCCACCTATGCAACAAAATCTGCAAGAGCATGGGTCTGACGGCCTTCGACCTGTCACCAGCTGAGAAGAGCCAGCTGGACTGCACGAGCAAGCTGCTG CAGTCGGCCAAGACGGTGCTGCGTGGCTGTGAGGAGCCGTGCGGCTCCTCCAGGGTTCGCACCTTTTCCACGGGCCGCATGCCCCCCCTCCTGTCCCGCCTGTCCGAGACCTCATCCATGGAAGAAGGTCTCAGCGACCAGGACTCTGTTCCCTGCTCCCCCCTGCAGTTCAGCAGCTCCATGGGGAAATCTCCACTGG GCTCGTTATTAATGAACGAAATGCACCCGCATGGCGACTCGAACCATGAGAACCGGTCAGACCACAAG GATCAGGAGAGCAGCGGGGACAGCGGCTATCCCAGCGAGCGCCGCAGCGAAGGAGACCCCAACGACCACAGTGACAAG CTAACGGAGGAGAAGTGGAGCTTTCTGCACACTTCTCGCTCACACGTGCATCGGCCTTCCTGCGTAGCTGTGGAGGTGGAGAGGCTCAATGCACTGGAGCTGGAGAGGAAGATCGGCAAATCCATCCTGGGGAAG GTCCACCTGGCCATGGTGCGGTATCACGAGGCAGGCCGCTTCTGTGAGAAGGAAGAGCAGTGGGATCAGGACTCTGCACTGTACCACCTGGAGCGGGCGGCCATGTGCGGCGAGCTGGAGGCCATCGTGGCGCTGGGCCAGAGCTACTTGCAGCTGCCGCACCACATCCTCCCTGAAGTCACACTGCAG GACAGTGAAGAGAACCGGAAAAAGGGCTTTAAGTTTCTGCTGCAGGCTGCCAAGGCAGGAGACCGGCCCTGCATGATACTGGTGGCCAGAGCATTTGACACAGGAACAAATCTGTCGACGGACAG GACGCAGAACTGGGTGGAGGCCATACACTGGTACAACTGCGCCCTCAACATGATGGACTACGACGAGGGTGGCGAGTTTGACGGCATGCAGGACGAGCCACGCTACCTGCTGCTGGCCAGAGAGGCCGAGATGTACATGAGTGGGGGGTTTGgtctggagacggatccccagAGATCAG gggatcTTTTCACAGAAGCTGCGGATGCTGCAATGGAGGCTATGAAGGGACGGCTAGCCAACCAATATTACATGAAGGCGGAGGAGGCCTGGGCAATGATGGAGGAGTGA
- the eef2k gene encoding eukaryotic elongation factor 2 kinase isoform X1, producing MADEELMFSMEGVGSVGRGKVARDDSVTDDDEDYYICPITDDPMSPTKEICDYLKNLVHEKQLSATPPKTSFTYKSTKGDEPEQESVRFGSLNEKGRAAWKHAIQKARAMPDPWAEFHLEDIETEPCVRYRYSAVTGEWAQDKVYIKMATQPFGRGAMRECYRTKKLSNFSHSSNWKSASNYVAKRYMETVSRDVYFEDVRLQMEAKLWGEEYNRHRPPKQVDIMQMCVLEMSERAGKPLFHLEHYIEGKYIKYNSNSGFVRDDNIRLTPQAFSHFTFERSGHQLIVVDIQGVGDLYTDPQIHTDKGTDFGDGNLGVRGMALFFHSHLCNKICKSMGLTAFDLSPAEKSQLDCTSKLLQSAKTVLRGCEEPCGSSRVRTFSTGRMPPLLSRLSETSSMEEGLSDQDSVPCSPLQFSSSMGKSPLGSLLMNEMHPHGDSNHENRSDHKDQESSGDSGYPSERRSEGDPNDHSDKIGSHSRRRYESDEDSIKRLTEEKWSFLHTSRSHVHRPSCVAVEVERLNALELERKIGKSILGKVHLAMVRYHEAGRFCEKEEQWDQDSALYHLERAAMCGELEAIVALGQSYLQLPHHILPEVTLQDSEENRKKGFKFLLQAAKAGDRPCMILVARAFDTGTNLSTDRTQNWVEAIHWYNCALNMMDYDEGGEFDGMQDEPRYLLLAREAEMYMSGGFGLETDPQRSGDLFTEAADAAMEAMKGRLANQYYMKAEEAWAMMEE from the exons ATGGCTGATGAGGAGCTCATGTTCAGCATGGAGGGAGTGGGCAGCGTCGGACGGGGCAAGGTCGCACGGGACGACTCCGTTACCGACGACGACGAGGACTATTACATATGTCCCATTACGGATGACCCCATGAGCCCTACCAAGGAGATCTGCGATTACTTGAAGAATCTCGTCCATGAGAAGCAGCTCTCTGCCACTCCGCCGAAAACCTCCTTCACATATAAG aGCACTAAAGGGGATGAGCCTGAGCAGGAATCAGTCAGGTTTGGGTCTTTAAACGAAAAAGGTCGG GCCGCCTGGAAGCACGCCATCCAGAAGGCCAGGGCCATGCCAGATCCCTGGGCCGAGTTCCACCTGGAGGATATCGAGACCGAGCCCTGCGTCCGATATAG GTACAGTGCTGTTACTGGTGAGTGGGCTCAGGACAAGGTTTACATCAAGATGGCCACCCAG CCGTTTGGACGAGGTGCCATGAGGGAATGTTACAGAAC cAAGAAGCTGTCAAATTTTTCGCATAGCAGCAACTGGAAATCGGCATCCAACTATGTAGCCAAGCGGTACATGGAGACGGTGAGCCGGGACGTCTACTTCGAGGATGTCCGGCTCCAAATGGAAGCCAAGTTATGGGGGGAGGAGTATAACCGCCATCGCCCCCCTAAGCAG GTCGATATCATGCAGATGTGCGTGCTGGAGATGTCCGAAAGAGCGGGGAAGCCGCTTTTCCACTTGGAGCATTACATCGAGGGCAAATACATCAAGTACAACTCCAACTCCGGCTTCGTCAGAGACGACAACATTCGCCTGACGCCCCAG GCTTTCAGCCACTTCACCTTCGAGCGCTCTGGACACCAGCTCATAGTCGTGGATATTCAGGGGGTGGGAGACCTCTACACTGACCCCCAAATCCACACCGACAAGGGGACGGACTTCGGAGATGGCAATTTGG GTGTGCGTGGCATGGCCCTCTTCTTCCACTCCCACCTATGCAACAAAATCTGCAAGAGCATGGGTCTGACGGCCTTCGACCTGTCACCAGCTGAGAAGAGCCAGCTGGACTGCACGAGCAAGCTGCTG CAGTCGGCCAAGACGGTGCTGCGTGGCTGTGAGGAGCCGTGCGGCTCCTCCAGGGTTCGCACCTTTTCCACGGGCCGCATGCCCCCCCTCCTGTCCCGCCTGTCCGAGACCTCATCCATGGAAGAAGGTCTCAGCGACCAGGACTCTGTTCCCTGCTCCCCCCTGCAGTTCAGCAGCTCCATGGGGAAATCTCCACTGG GCTCGTTATTAATGAACGAAATGCACCCGCATGGCGACTCGAACCATGAGAACCGGTCAGACCACAAG GATCAGGAGAGCAGCGGGGACAGCGGCTATCCCAGCGAGCGCCGCAGCGAAGGAGACCCCAACGACCACAGTGACAAG ATCGGCTCCCACAGCAGACGACGGTACGAGTCGGACGAGGACAGTATCAAAAGG CTAACGGAGGAGAAGTGGAGCTTTCTGCACACTTCTCGCTCACACGTGCATCGGCCTTCCTGCGTAGCTGTGGAGGTGGAGAGGCTCAATGCACTGGAGCTGGAGAGGAAGATCGGCAAATCCATCCTGGGGAAG GTCCACCTGGCCATGGTGCGGTATCACGAGGCAGGCCGCTTCTGTGAGAAGGAAGAGCAGTGGGATCAGGACTCTGCACTGTACCACCTGGAGCGGGCGGCCATGTGCGGCGAGCTGGAGGCCATCGTGGCGCTGGGCCAGAGCTACTTGCAGCTGCCGCACCACATCCTCCCTGAAGTCACACTGCAG GACAGTGAAGAGAACCGGAAAAAGGGCTTTAAGTTTCTGCTGCAGGCTGCCAAGGCAGGAGACCGGCCCTGCATGATACTGGTGGCCAGAGCATTTGACACAGGAACAAATCTGTCGACGGACAG GACGCAGAACTGGGTGGAGGCCATACACTGGTACAACTGCGCCCTCAACATGATGGACTACGACGAGGGTGGCGAGTTTGACGGCATGCAGGACGAGCCACGCTACCTGCTGCTGGCCAGAGAGGCCGAGATGTACATGAGTGGGGGGTTTGgtctggagacggatccccagAGATCAG gggatcTTTTCACAGAAGCTGCGGATGCTGCAATGGAGGCTATGAAGGGACGGCTAGCCAACCAATATTACATGAAGGCGGAGGAGGCCTGGGCAATGATGGAGGAGTGA
- the eef2k gene encoding eukaryotic elongation factor 2 kinase isoform X2 produces MADEELMFSMEGVGSVGRGKVARDDSVTDDDEDYYICPITDDPMSPTKEICDYLKNLVHEKQLSATPPKTSFTYKSTKGDEPEQESVRFGSLNEKGRAAWKHAIQKARAMPDPWAEFHLEDIETEPCVRYRYSAVTGEWAQDKVYIKMATQPFGRGAMRECYRTKKLSNFSHSSNWKSASNYVAKRYMETVSRDVYFEDVRLQMEAKLWGEEYNRHRPPKQVDIMQMCVLEMSERAGKPLFHLEHYIEGKYIKYNSNSGFVRDDNIRLTPQAFSHFTFERSGHQLIVVDIQGVGDLYTDPQIHTDKGTDFGDGNLGVRGMALFFHSHLCNKICKSMGLTAFDLSPAEKSQLDCTSKLLSAKTVLRGCEEPCGSSRVRTFSTGRMPPLLSRLSETSSMEEGLSDQDSVPCSPLQFSSSMGKSPLGSLLMNEMHPHGDSNHENRSDHKDQESSGDSGYPSERRSEGDPNDHSDKIGSHSRRRYESDEDSIKRLTEEKWSFLHTSRSHVHRPSCVAVEVERLNALELERKIGKSILGKVHLAMVRYHEAGRFCEKEEQWDQDSALYHLERAAMCGELEAIVALGQSYLQLPHHILPEVTLQDSEENRKKGFKFLLQAAKAGDRPCMILVARAFDTGTNLSTDRTQNWVEAIHWYNCALNMMDYDEGGEFDGMQDEPRYLLLAREAEMYMSGGFGLETDPQRSGDLFTEAADAAMEAMKGRLANQYYMKAEEAWAMMEE; encoded by the exons ATGGCTGATGAGGAGCTCATGTTCAGCATGGAGGGAGTGGGCAGCGTCGGACGGGGCAAGGTCGCACGGGACGACTCCGTTACCGACGACGACGAGGACTATTACATATGTCCCATTACGGATGACCCCATGAGCCCTACCAAGGAGATCTGCGATTACTTGAAGAATCTCGTCCATGAGAAGCAGCTCTCTGCCACTCCGCCGAAAACCTCCTTCACATATAAG aGCACTAAAGGGGATGAGCCTGAGCAGGAATCAGTCAGGTTTGGGTCTTTAAACGAAAAAGGTCGG GCCGCCTGGAAGCACGCCATCCAGAAGGCCAGGGCCATGCCAGATCCCTGGGCCGAGTTCCACCTGGAGGATATCGAGACCGAGCCCTGCGTCCGATATAG GTACAGTGCTGTTACTGGTGAGTGGGCTCAGGACAAGGTTTACATCAAGATGGCCACCCAG CCGTTTGGACGAGGTGCCATGAGGGAATGTTACAGAAC cAAGAAGCTGTCAAATTTTTCGCATAGCAGCAACTGGAAATCGGCATCCAACTATGTAGCCAAGCGGTACATGGAGACGGTGAGCCGGGACGTCTACTTCGAGGATGTCCGGCTCCAAATGGAAGCCAAGTTATGGGGGGAGGAGTATAACCGCCATCGCCCCCCTAAGCAG GTCGATATCATGCAGATGTGCGTGCTGGAGATGTCCGAAAGAGCGGGGAAGCCGCTTTTCCACTTGGAGCATTACATCGAGGGCAAATACATCAAGTACAACTCCAACTCCGGCTTCGTCAGAGACGACAACATTCGCCTGACGCCCCAG GCTTTCAGCCACTTCACCTTCGAGCGCTCTGGACACCAGCTCATAGTCGTGGATATTCAGGGGGTGGGAGACCTCTACACTGACCCCCAAATCCACACCGACAAGGGGACGGACTTCGGAGATGGCAATTTGG GTGTGCGTGGCATGGCCCTCTTCTTCCACTCCCACCTATGCAACAAAATCTGCAAGAGCATGGGTCTGACGGCCTTCGACCTGTCACCAGCTGAGAAGAGCCAGCTGGACTGCACGAGCAAGCTGCTG TCGGCCAAGACGGTGCTGCGTGGCTGTGAGGAGCCGTGCGGCTCCTCCAGGGTTCGCACCTTTTCCACGGGCCGCATGCCCCCCCTCCTGTCCCGCCTGTCCGAGACCTCATCCATGGAAGAAGGTCTCAGCGACCAGGACTCTGTTCCCTGCTCCCCCCTGCAGTTCAGCAGCTCCATGGGGAAATCTCCACTGG GCTCGTTATTAATGAACGAAATGCACCCGCATGGCGACTCGAACCATGAGAACCGGTCAGACCACAAG GATCAGGAGAGCAGCGGGGACAGCGGCTATCCCAGCGAGCGCCGCAGCGAAGGAGACCCCAACGACCACAGTGACAAG ATCGGCTCCCACAGCAGACGACGGTACGAGTCGGACGAGGACAGTATCAAAAGG CTAACGGAGGAGAAGTGGAGCTTTCTGCACACTTCTCGCTCACACGTGCATCGGCCTTCCTGCGTAGCTGTGGAGGTGGAGAGGCTCAATGCACTGGAGCTGGAGAGGAAGATCGGCAAATCCATCCTGGGGAAG GTCCACCTGGCCATGGTGCGGTATCACGAGGCAGGCCGCTTCTGTGAGAAGGAAGAGCAGTGGGATCAGGACTCTGCACTGTACCACCTGGAGCGGGCGGCCATGTGCGGCGAGCTGGAGGCCATCGTGGCGCTGGGCCAGAGCTACTTGCAGCTGCCGCACCACATCCTCCCTGAAGTCACACTGCAG GACAGTGAAGAGAACCGGAAAAAGGGCTTTAAGTTTCTGCTGCAGGCTGCCAAGGCAGGAGACCGGCCCTGCATGATACTGGTGGCCAGAGCATTTGACACAGGAACAAATCTGTCGACGGACAG GACGCAGAACTGGGTGGAGGCCATACACTGGTACAACTGCGCCCTCAACATGATGGACTACGACGAGGGTGGCGAGTTTGACGGCATGCAGGACGAGCCACGCTACCTGCTGCTGGCCAGAGAGGCCGAGATGTACATGAGTGGGGGGTTTGgtctggagacggatccccagAGATCAG gggatcTTTTCACAGAAGCTGCGGATGCTGCAATGGAGGCTATGAAGGGACGGCTAGCCAACCAATATTACATGAAGGCGGAGGAGGCCTGGGCAATGATGGAGGAGTGA